GCTCGTATTGAAGAAACGCCTGATAGGAAGACCGCTGAGCGCATGCCATGCACGAAGTTCGTCGGCCGTGGGATTCTGCTCGACAATATGCCTCGCCTCGAACGCAACGCCATGTTGCTCAAGCCATACGCGCGCCTTGCGGCACGTGCTGCATTTCGGGTATTCCAAAAACAAGACAGCCATGTTCAGCCCTTTCACGCGAGGATACTACAGTCGACGCAAGCCCTCCCAAGCCCACATCTCAAGCGGAGCTGGCAAGATTTTACCAGCGATGCGCATGATGACCCCGCTGACGCAACACGTGGCAACGGGATAGTTCACGCGATTCACGAACAGAGACCAACGCACGACGCGTTCGGGCGAAATGCTGGGAGCGGGATTCTTCACGGTTGTGCCATTGGCCGTCTGACGTGCCACATCGATGAATTCGGTGCGCACCCAGATAGGACATACGGCCGTCACGTAGATGCCACGACCCCGCAATTCAAAACGAAGCGCGCGCGTATACGAAAGCACGAACGCCTTCGTTGCCGCATACACGTCCAAACCTGGTAGCGGCTGAAACGCCGCGCTCGAGGCGATTTGCAGAATGCGACTTCCACGCGTCATGAACGGCAGCACCGCCTGAGTAAGGCAGACAAGCGCGTTGCAGTTCACGGTGATCATACTCGACACTTCGGCAGCGGTGAGGTCGGCGTACGTGCCGAACTTTCCAAAGCCAGCCGCATTGACCAACAAACCAACCGTAGGCTTTTCGCGCTGCAAGAGGGCGGATAGTTCTTCAATTGCATTCGCTTGGGCCAGGTCGAGGGAAATGGCGCGAACGGGCGTAGCGCACGCGTTCGCCAGCTCTTCCAATCGCTCGGCACGCCGCGCGATTACCCAAAGCTCGTCGTAGCGGCCGCTTTCATCGGCGGCACGCGCGTACTCACGGCCAAGACCGCTGGACGCTCCTGTAATGATTGCAATATTCATGGGGGCAATGGTAGCGCGACGCCCAAGGAAGCTCAATGCGAAACCCGCGCACATCACCAATCCGTTTCCTTTTTTGAAAAAGGCAGACCATTGCAGACGCAGACTGCCTTCGACCTGGGAGAACCAAACGTAGACCAGCACGAAAGCCGCTCTATCGTTTCCTTTTTCGAAAAAGGAAGAGGCACTATACATTCCTATCGAATACGTGAGAGAATACCCAAATCGCTATGCGAAGGAGGGTCGCATGTCGCAGATCGAACGCAAAGGAAACATGCCCTGGTACTGCTACACCGGGTTCAACTTGCTCGTGCTTTGGAACTTCGTCTCGTTTTCGCTCGACAGCACGCAAGTATTCTCACGCGGCGTTGCACTCGACGTCACGAGCGTCGCCTGGATTTCCTTTGCCATCGCGCAGGCCATTGGCATGATTGCCCTTGCCGACCTGTCGCGCACGGCGCGTATGAGAAGCGCCTTCGCATCCTCCCGCGCAACCATTGGCGCGGCCGCAGTCCTAGCATCCCTGGGAACCATCCTCATGACATGGGACATCACCGCAATTGGCATATGCGGCGCCATCGTCTCGGGGCTGAGCGTATCATGGCTCTGGGCGTCGTGGGCCCAGTTCTACGCAGCGCTCGAAACGGGCGAAGCCGAACACGCCATCCTGCGCTCGATGTTTGTTTCGGTAGTGGGCGCAGCCGTGCTCCTTGCCCTTCCCGCCACCATTCGTTTCCTATGCGCCCAGGCAATTCCGCTTCTATCGGCCGCTTGCTCCATCGCCGCCGTAAGCTGGTCGGCGAAGCGCACCCCGCATCTCCACGAACCACCCGCCAAAGAGAATCCAAGCAAAGACACGCTTGCCCATTCCGTGCTCAGCCTCATGTATGGGCCCGCCGACCGGCCCGAAAGCACGATTCGCATCGCCAAAATGGCGATGGGGCTCACCGCCCCAGCCTTCTGCGCGTTCCTCATCACGCCCTTCGTTGCTAACCCGCTCTCCGAGCTGGGAAGCCAGCTCTACCCTCTCGTCGTTCTGTCATCGTTTCTGCTTGCCGCGTTGCTCACTTGGCTTTTCCTGCGCGTTTCGCCAAGCGTTACGCTCGCATTCATCTTTCGATGGCAGATGCCCCTCATCGCACTTGCATGCTCGCTTATCATCATTGGTGCGCCCATGGCGCTATCGTCGCTCGCACTCAACGCAGCGCTCATCGTCATTTCCGAATTCACGTGGATTTGCCTCTGCCGCGCCATGCGCACAAACGCAGCGCAAGCACTTACGGTATTCTTGGGCGGATACGCCTTGTTTGACATAGGATCGGCCCTTGGCTCGCTTGCAGCCGCAGGGTACACACGCGCCTTCGGCATCGCCCCCATCCCCACAATGCACATCTCCGGTGTTGCGCTGCTCATCATCGTCATCGCCCTTGTGGTCATGCTTCCGGGCCTTGCAAGCAATAGGCAGGCAAAGGGAGACACAACGACCGCATCCATGTCGAACCCCGCTGCGGCCATCAATTCCACGCCCGAAGCTTCGGTACAACTCGACGCACCCATACCAAACGAGAAAGCCACCCCAGCCGAAGAATCCGACGAGCCCATTGAACCCGACGAGGAGTTCTATCGCTTCTACGGCATCACGCCACGCGAACGCGAAATCATCGCTTACCTCATGCGTGGTCGTTCGGTTCCCTACATCCGCGACGAATTGTTCATTTCGCAAAACACCGTGAAGACGCATATCAAGCACATCTACGCAAAGACGAACGTGGGCAGTCGCCAAGAGCTGCTCGACCTTATCGAGAGCATGCGCCCCTAGCGTTTGCGCGGTACCCCAACGCGAAATCGCACCCCGTGCAGCGCACCATTTTCCTGCAACCAATCACCCAATTACCCTAGAACACGCACTTCACCTGGGATAACAAATATCACCCTTTTAGCGGTATACGCTCCTCCGCCGAAATTCCTACACTCGCCCCGAAGGCATTCGCAATGGCTTGCCCACCGCGAATGCAAGGCATCGAATGGAGGAGAATATGAATCATTCCGTATCACGTAGGTCGTTTCTAACGGGAGCTGCAATCGCGGGAGGGTCGCTTGCAACCACGGCTCTCGCGGGATGCGCATCGCCCAAGGCGGCTTCCACGCGCACGGCCGAAGCAAGCACGACT
This genomic stretch from Denitrobacterium detoxificans harbors:
- a CDS encoding arsenate reductase family protein, with product MAVLFLEYPKCSTCRKARVWLEQHGVAFEARHIVEQNPTADELRAWHALSGLPIRRFFNTSGMLYRQRNIKALLDDGLDDEGCYNLLAEDGMLVKRPVVVGPDFVLLGFREAEWESALLG
- a CDS encoding SDR family NAD(P)-dependent oxidoreductase, producing MNIAIITGASSGLGREYARAADESGRYDELWVIARRAERLEELANACATPVRAISLDLAQANAIEELSALLQREKPTVGLLVNAAGFGKFGTYADLTAAEVSSMITVNCNALVCLTQAVLPFMTRGSRILQIASSAAFQPLPGLDVYAATKAFVLSYTRALRFELRGRGIYVTAVCPIWVRTEFIDVARQTANGTTVKNPAPSISPERVVRWSLFVNRVNYPVATCCVSGVIMRIAGKILPAPLEMWAWEGLRRL
- a CDS encoding response regulator transcription factor gives rise to the protein MSQIERKGNMPWYCYTGFNLLVLWNFVSFSLDSTQVFSRGVALDVTSVAWISFAIAQAIGMIALADLSRTARMRSAFASSRATIGAAAVLASLGTILMTWDITAIGICGAIVSGLSVSWLWASWAQFYAALETGEAEHAILRSMFVSVVGAAVLLALPATIRFLCAQAIPLLSAACSIAAVSWSAKRTPHLHEPPAKENPSKDTLAHSVLSLMYGPADRPESTIRIAKMAMGLTAPAFCAFLITPFVANPLSELGSQLYPLVVLSSFLLAALLTWLFLRVSPSVTLAFIFRWQMPLIALACSLIIIGAPMALSSLALNAALIVISEFTWICLCRAMRTNAAQALTVFLGGYALFDIGSALGSLAAAGYTRAFGIAPIPTMHISGVALLIIVIALVVMLPGLASNRQAKGDTTTASMSNPAAAINSTPEASVQLDAPIPNEKATPAEESDEPIEPDEEFYRFYGITPREREIIAYLMRGRSVPYIRDELFISQNTVKTHIKHIYAKTNVGSRQELLDLIESMRP